ACAATGAAGCTggcttgttgatgatgcaaAACCACCTGAAAAACGCCCATTCGTTGTAAACCGCAGAACAAAAACCGCAGCCCTCATCTTTCGAGGTCGGAAACACCGGCCCGAAAATAATATACGTTTTGTGGTATCAGAAACAACAAACGAAGAGGTATCGATTATTCTTTCGTCGCGCCATCCCAAAAGTCAAAAGTTTTTTCCGCTTCGAAACAAGTCGCACAAGAGTCGATTAAGGATGTTGTTTTGTACAGGTGATAAGGGTATCgtgagggggttgtgcaAGGAAGTCGAGTATCCATGGTGAAGTTGTCGCCCCTGCCTGCCAGAGGGAAGGtggtaaaaaaaaagaagaagaatcgATGCCTGCTactttgcttttcttttcggtGCCCGCCAAGATGAACAGCTGCTCGGAACGAATGTGCGCATGCAAGTAATTTTACAATGTTCGTAGTTtgcaccgacgacgacggcgttTCAGTCGGGGCTCTCAATCTCGTCTAGCGTCACAGCGGAAGCGAGACGACAGCCCCAACTTACCACCGCCGGCCGATGTTTTGCGGCTGCATCCGGGCAGGAGAGACCGAAGGAGGTGGGCTCGACATGGTAATGCCGGTAGCAGGGTTGACGATGGGGATGGCGTTGCGGGCGCGGGTAGCGGCAGGCTGGTGGATCTTGAGGTTGCTAGAGTGGCTTTGATATGGAGGAGCATACACTGGCGAGCCGGTCTGGACAGGGTAGTGGGCGACCTGGATGGGCTGCTGAGTGGGAGACCCTTGGGGTGAGTTGCTTGCCAGCGAAGAACGCTCCGAAGACGAGCTGTTTATCGACACGAGCTTTGGGGCCATCAATGTCAGTTCTTGAACGTGGCAGCGGTGCAAAAGAGGTCCGTGTCCACCAATGGCGCCGGgccagagggagggggagtgcTCACATCAGTCTCGGTCAACAGGCCTGGGCAGAACTCCATGTCGTCTTCCAGATCAAAGGACCGGCAGGCCTCGAACCTTGACCGAAAGCTAGACAGGTTTACCGACTCGGTCAACTCCTTCATGCTGCGCACACCGCGAAACTGCTTCTGGGGATGCTGCGAGACCGATAACCTGGGGGCTCTCCGGTTGCGGCCGCCATGGTGCGTGTGCGAGACGGCAGGGGCTGTGGCAGGTGTTGGATGCTGCTGGTGCAATTGATAGTAGGAAGACATTATGAATGGTGTTGACACTCTCAAGCCAAAAaagcgtcgtcgtcgtgaaGGGATCGAATGGTGAgtctggaggtggtggttgcggtggtggttgtgggtgtggCGAGGGTTTTGTGCGGAAGCCGAGCTGCAATTTTGAAACAATAACAATGAAACCGGGCTAACCGAGGGCGAAAAGTGAGGTGGACGGCGTTGTGGATTTGATTGCCAAAATGAACCGAATTAGATGGGAATAATCGTTGTGGTCGTGTGTGTTgtgtcgtggtggtgattcTTGTTGAAACGcctttttttggttttgggggggaggataggttttggtggtggttttggtgggacgaggagatgggTAGGTTGAGAGGTAAAGTAGGAgagaggcgagggaggagagggacaGAGCAATCGGAGCGGGCAAATGGGTTGGTCAGAGGGAAatggtgggtggatgggggggcaCTGGGGTGGCCTACAGGGGTCTCCTGCACGCGAGAGGCAGGACCCCGGGCCACACCCACACCAAGACGAGCACCAGACACACTCTGAGCGAATGCACTGGCCACTTTTCTTGCAGCCCGGGTGGCAAAGGTATCCACTTTCTTTCTGTTGATTGGTTACCAGGTTTACGCTAACCCTAATTCAGCTTAGAGTCTGTTGTCGTGTAATTTTGGGCTGGGCGTTGCCTTGTGCGTCCTCCGCCAGCCAATGCCGAAAACGGTCTGACGGTGCTGGCCGTCGCTGGTTGGAGTGTGGCACTGCCCCTCCTGCCAGCCGGCAAACCCTCGACAAGCCCGATTCTCCACTCCGTCTCCTGCCCACAGTCGTCACCCGACGTGGCCCGACACCaccgcttcttcttttgatACCGCCAAACACTGGTGATTCTGGTGGCATTCAATGTATCTTTTTCTACCATGTCCTCCATCCCCTCTCCTTTGTCGATCCACGTCCCTTTTTGAGTTCCTGGACTCCCGTCATTCTTGTTCCTCGTTACCTTTGGACAGACGCCTCAAAACATCCCGTCGCTTATCGCcgccttgccttgccttgtcACCATGATGCGCATCTCGATGCGAACTACTCCGTATTTTCTCCCTGTTgcggagagagagggagggttcaTCGGTGTTTACACTGAAACTGGCGCCCGCGGCCCAATCGGTGGTGGCCTGGACCTTCATACCACCCGTTATTGCGTTGCTGCAAGCGGCTCGAGATGCATAATTAAGTGCAGCTGAGTGGCCATTGGCAGCACTCTCCGGCCCAGCCTTGTGGCGAGGGCGCTCCATCTCCATGCTTTGACTGGCTGGTGGTCACGGTAAAACACCGCGAGACCTTTCTGGGCCTTCCCGTGCAGCTTCTGAAGTTGCATTCGACAGACGCAAGACACCAAACGTGGCTGGTGTATTCTTCTGTCTTGCTCACTCTTCTCTACCACCCCGCAGATCCCGGCCATTGATGATTGCGGCGGGCGGATTTGCTTCCCCTCACCGGCACCCAGACCACCTTCTCGCCGGCGATCCAAGGGCGCAACAAACCTCATTGCTTGCCACTGATTGGCGCTGGTGACGCTGATGATGCTAGCTGCCAGAAAGGCTTCTACGTCCAGTATTCTGCATCCATCTGCATAGTGCCACATAGGACGGCCTGCGAACACGAGCGGGAGCTGCTGCGTGAGTGGCAGCCAAAAGCAGGACCCGGCACTCGGCTGCTGACTCCGCATGCAAGGAGCAACAAAGCTGCCCACGCTGCCCATTCACTTGACGCCCGCCCGGGTGAGCCATTGGTTTGCTTAAGCAGCCGCCTTGTGCGCCTGCAAATGCAGCATCctgaaggaaaaaaagggcgATTTATCTCCGCTGATGGATTTCAGCCGGATCGCCCTCTGCGTGCCACGACATAACCATATCAGACCAACTGACCGCCTGGTTCCATTTTCTGGTTTGGAACCGAACTGCTGTCACCCTCGAGAAGACGAAAAGAACCCCCCACCTTGCCGTTCCGCTGGTGGGGTGACGAAAGGGGCACAACTCCTCTCTTTTGATGCCGTTGATTCTCTCGCTGGGTGGCACCCAAAGTCACCCCATCAGCGTCATACTggtccatcaccaaccagcaTTCTTCCGCTTTTATCCATTATCTGACAACAGTCTCTCAAAAGAGCACTCGTGGCTCTGCTCTGCTGAAGCTTTACCGATAACCGACGACAAATAGTGTTTCAAAGTCCGGGTGGCCTGACTGCCTGAAGCGGGCTTGGCAGAGCATGAAAGCAAGCTATCGTACTACTTAGAAAAGTGAGAAAAAGCTAGCCCAGGGACCCCAGAAGCACCCACTTTTACGGCTAATTTCCTCGCAACTAACCACTTTACTTTTTTCTTAGCCAAAGCTACAATTTAACTATATTTTACTAAAGTAAGCCTTTTTATGAAGCGCTTTAGTAATTATCTAGATGCTTTTGtaaaaatattaaaataactttagtattttaatatatatatatatatattaagttCGCGCGTTTAATTTTATACgtaattatttttttataattttCTCTACTACAGATTTACTGAAAAGAAAATCTAAAGATGTAATAAATAAGCTAGTGAAAACAGCTTTCAATATAGattaaattataatataattaatatctACAAATATATAAAATCTATAGTAGCTTTATTTAAAACCTAAAACTATAGTAAGCGTACagtattaaatatattaataaaagtaataaaCTTAAATATCAATCAAAGGCTACTAACtatttaatattttattaggtttttttttttttagttttaataataacaatactttttaattttttatttttgttaAAATTTGTCACGGGAAAGCAAAAACACTAAGATAAAGCACACAGTTTATCCTATTCATTTGATTGAATTGcaagttaaaaaaaagaaaaagagaaaattTAGATCGAAGCTACAAAGCTAGCTTTTTGTGAGAACAAAGCTTGAGCCATACCCAGTCGCTCTCAGAGCCTCACATAGCCCACGCGCCAGTGCCGTGACAAAATTGGTCTACGTAAAGCCTATTTTACAGTAGGTTATTACTGTAACACTACTTAGCGTCAGCTTTAGCAAAAGCATTGCAAACAGCAAAAAATCTCATAAAGCACTTATTTAGCACCTACTTAGGGCTTATCTAGCACTCATCTGGCACTTATCCAGCATTTATTCAGCATTCACTACGTGCTTTTTTAGCAGCCACCTAGTATCTACTTAAAAACTATATAAGTTTAATTTAGAGTAAAGATAGGTAAATTACTCCAGTTATATATAATTCGGGTAGTGACTTTAGTGAATTTACTAATTAAAAGCTTTTTGAAAACACTATTAATCAAGAGATTCTAAGCCTGGGCAATTACAAAGCGCTTTAGCAAATAGAGTTTATTTTAGTTAAGTGTGGCCAAAAGGCGCTTTGGGTCAAGAAATAAGATGTTAAGCAATTAGCCGGAAAAGTAGAGAAGTGTGTGCTCCTGGGGGTCTCCGGACTAGCTTTTCTCACTTTTCTGAGTAGAAACCGTATTTTAGTGCTTCGTCGTTGACTTGCAGTTTTAACTGGCTGATTGGGAGTTCGCCCCAGTGTGGGGACAAACTGTTGAGGTGGTGCCTGTTTCTGGGCGTTGGCAGTTACCGGTTTGTCCGTGGGCCCaaggaagggagaggaggggtatcGAGGGGTCTCCCTCCCTGCTGCTCCCGGATGTCTGAGACATGCAGTTCTTGGGGCGAGAGCTGTCAGACTCTCATCAGTGCGCTCCTCATCTGGCGAAACGGTGGGACAGAGAAAGTGAGATTTCACACATCCACCAGTGACACCATACAAGTTGCTGGTCAGTGGTGCGCCGCTGGAGTGTGGCTCTCGCCAGCCGCCCTCCTGGATGCGGAGTGGGGCCATCGGGAACAGACAGAGGTCACAGGGAACATGCATTGTCCAATTGAGGGGACGCGCCCAGGGCCGGGCTGTGTGTGCCTGCGCCTGTTCAAGAGTTTCCCCATTGCGCTTTTTTCCTCGGCAGAGGACGTTTGTGTTCAAGACGAGTCATGGCATTGGGTGAATGCTCTGGACTCCTGGAAGCCCCGGTCCTGCCATCCATGGTTCGCGCACAGTGAGGTCTTGCCGACTGATTGGCAGCTTGTTAACAGAGCACAGGCCCCATGCCCTCTTTTGATCTTGGAGATCCAATCACGGGGACTTT
This window of the Podospora pseudoanserina strain CBS 124.78 chromosome 3, whole genome shotgun sequence genome carries:
- a CDS encoding hypothetical protein (COG:S; EggNog:ENOG503P378), yielding MSSYYQLHQQHPTPATAPAVSHTHHGGRNRRAPRLSVSQHPQKQFRGVRSMKELTESVNLSSFRSRFEACRSFDLEDDMEFCPGLLTETDLVSINSSSSERSSLASNSPQGSPTQQPIQVAHYPVQTGSPVYAPPYQSHSSNLKIHQPAATRARNAIPIVNPATGITMSSPPPSVSPARMQPQNIGRRW